Part of the Candidatus Desulfofervidus auxilii genome, AGAGTTGAGTTCTAAAACATTTTTAAAAAAGAAATGGAGTAAACAAGGAGCCCAATGAAAACTGTCATGTAAATTAGAAATATATCCAAATCTATATCTATTTATTAATACTTGATATATTAATGTAGAACCTGAACGAGGAGTTCCTATTATAAATAAAGGCGGATATAAAAATTCTATATTATTTTTTATTATTAATTTTTCTATAAGCCAATAAGGTCTACTAAGAATTTTTAAAATTTTTGAAGCTAATATTACATTTATTCCACCTGATACTTCAATTTTTTTTAAAAAATATTTTATATTAGATCTTAACATAAATACGAATTATCAAAAAAATTTTTTAATATTTTTTTAGTTCCACTTTATTCCTTTAAAAATTTTATGAATTTTTATATTATCTTTATATTTTTCTACAACTTTAAACATCCCTATCAAAACCTCATCTGTCAAATAATGTGGTTTTAGACCGAGTTCTAAAAGACCTGTGTATTTAGGATTATAATAATGTTCTTCAGCTTCTTTACGAGGATTTTCGATATGATTTATCTTTACTTCGTATCCCAATTTTTCTCCTACTTTTTTAACTTTTTCTGCAAGTTGATTCACTGTAAAAGTTTCGGTTATTTGATTAAATATTCTTAGTTCTCCCTGCTTAGGGGGATTTATTGCCGCGAGATATACACACTGAAGTGTATCTCTTAAATTTATATACCCTCTTGTTTGTCCTCCTTTACCATAAACAGTTAAAGGATAACCTGCTACGGCTTGGACTACAAATCGATTAAGAACTGTTCCAAAAATTTCATCATAATTGAAATGTGGCATAAGTCTTTTATCAAGATCTGCTTCATCCGTAGAGATTCCATAAACTGGCCCCTGCATAAGATCTGTTACTCTTATTCCCCAAGTTCTTACATAAAACCAAAGAAGGTCTGTATCTTGTATTTTAGTTGTATGATAAAGAGAGCTTGCTTGGCGAGGGAAAAGGAACTTGTCTTTTCTACCTTTGTGCTCTATTTCTATCCAGCCTTCTTCAATATCAATATTTGGCGTTCCATATTCCCCCATCGTTCCAATTTTTATAATGTGACAGGTAGGAACTACCTCTTTTACTGCATAAGCAACATTTAGCGTGCTTATAAGATTGTTTTTGACGGTAAAAGCAGCTTTGTCTCTGTCTATCATAGAATAAGGTGCAGAAGGTTGCTCAGCATAGTGAATAACTGTCTCTGGTCTGTATTCTTTAAAAATAGATTTAATAAAATGATAATCTGTTACATCTCCGATATGAATATGGATCTCTTTACCAGTTAGATCTTTCCAAATTTTTGCTCTTTCTATAAGAGTTGGAGTTGAAAAGAGAGGTTCACAGTCTAGCTCTATACAAGCTTTACGCCTAAAATAATTATCTATCCCGATAACTTCGTGTCCTCTACGAGAAAAATACATACATGTCGGCCATCCTATATAACCATCTGCTCCAAGAATAAGTACACGCATAATATCCTCTCTCTTGGTTTAATTATAAGATTTCTCCTTCTACTTTCTCTAATATTCTATTTTTAATGAGATAATCTTTTAATTGATTTTTAGTCAAAGGAATCTCGTTAGCTGAATTATAAGCTTTATCTATCTGTTCTCTCACCACTTGAGGATATGAATACTCAATTTTATATACATCTTTAAATGCCGGTAAAGTAACAAACATATCTTTTAATTCTAAAGATCTTTTTTTTTCTTCTTCATTCATAAGTTCTTCATATAATTTTTCACCAGGTTTAGCACCTATTTCTTTTATTTCTATAGTTTCTGGAGAATAACCATATTTTGGTGCCAAAATATCAATCATCACTTCAGCCAGATCTATAATACGCATAACCGGCATTTTAGTAATAAAAACTTCACCTCCTTTAGCTAATAAAGCTGCTTTTAATATTAAATTGGCTGCTTGTTCAACAGTCATGATAAAGCGTGTCATTCTTTTATCTGTAACCGTAACAGGCCCTCCTAATTTTATCTGGTTCATAAATACAGGCACTACTGAGCCACGAGAACCAATAATATTACCAAATCTTACACTAACAAAGATTGTTTTATTACCATAGGTAAGAGTATTTGCAGCAGTGATTAGTTTCTCACACATTAACTTTGAAGCTCCCATTACATTGGTAGGATTAACGGCTTTATCACTACTTGTAAAAATTACTTTTTCTACATTATTTTCTAAAGCCGCTTCAATAATATTTTGGGTAGCTAAGATATTAGTTTGAATTACATCAAAAGGATGATATTCAGAAAGAATCACGTGTTTAAAAGCAGCAGTATGAAAAACAATATCTACACATTTCATTATTCTTTTCATTCTATCTTTATCTCTTATATCACCTAAAAAACATTTTATAAAAGAAATATATTTATATTTTTCCATTAAAAAGAAAATTTCAGTTTCATTGTTATCTAAAAGTCTTATTTCAGCTGGTTTGTATTTTAAAAGTTGTCTTATCAGTTCTTTGCCAACAGTACCTGCAGCACCGGTAATAAGAATAATTTTATTAGAAAAATAAGAAAAATCAATCATTTATTACCTCCCGATGATACATTCTATACTAATTTATCATAACTCAACTTGATTAAAAGTTTTCATCTTTAATCATTTTATAAATTTTGAGTAAATCTTGATTTGAAAGAAAAGCATATTTTTACTGAGAGTTTACATTTTTTACTGTACCTTTAATCTTATTTTCATTACATTTTAAACCAACTTTATTCAACAATCTTTGCACATTTTCAAATGGTTTATTTAAAAAGTTTTTATATTTAATTATGTATTATGTTTAATCTATAATTCTCTTCTAATTCAAAAATCCTTGAAATGTATTCTTTCCAAAGTTTTTATCCCCTCAAAAATAATTTTCGCTCTTGCTGAATCTAAATAAATATAGCTTTTAAGTAATAAAAACTTAAATTTCTTTTTAAAATCCTGCTTAAAATTTTTTTATACTTTAAAATCC contains:
- a CDS encoding polysaccharide biosynthesis protein encodes the protein MIDFSYFSNKIILITGAAGTVGKELIRQLLKYKPAEIRLLDNNETEIFFLMEKYKYISFIKCFLGDIRDKDRMKRIMKCVDIVFHTAAFKHVILSEYHPFDVIQTNILATQNIIEAALENNVEKVIFTSSDKAVNPTNVMGASKLMCEKLITAANTLTYGNKTIFVSVRFGNIIGSRGSVVPVFMNQIKLGGPVTVTDKRMTRFIMTVEQAANLILKAALLAKGGEVFITKMPVMRIIDLAEVMIDILAPKYGYSPETIEIKEIGAKPGEKLYEELMNEEEKKRSLELKDMFVTLPAFKDVYKIEYSYPQVVREQIDKAYNSANEIPLTKNQLKDYLIKNRILEKVEGEIL
- a CDS encoding NAD-dependent epimerase/dehydratase family protein — protein: MRVLILGADGYIGWPTCMYFSRRGHEVIGIDNYFRRKACIELDCEPLFSTPTLIERAKIWKDLTGKEIHIHIGDVTDYHFIKSIFKEYRPETVIHYAEQPSAPYSMIDRDKAAFTVKNNLISTLNVAYAVKEVVPTCHIIKIGTMGEYGTPNIDIEEGWIEIEHKGRKDKFLFPRQASSLYHTTKIQDTDLLWFYVRTWGIRVTDLMQGPVYGISTDEADLDKRLMPHFNYDEIFGTVLNRFVVQAVAGYPLTVYGKGGQTRGYINLRDTLQCVYLAAINPPKQGELRIFNQITETFTVNQLAEKVKKVGEKLGYEVKINHIENPRKEAEEHYYNPKYTGLLELGLKPHYLTDEVLIGMFKVVEKYKDNIKIHKIFKGIKWN